In one window of Camelina sativa cultivar DH55 chromosome 15, Cs, whole genome shotgun sequence DNA:
- the LOC104746557 gene encoding uncharacterized protein LOC104746557, whose amino-acid sequence MLATTPAHGLRYVVPTRSWLHRLRCCSSSSSSLAHLPPSEEKNSNGSNERTAPYYPKRGQTVELVCESLGFKGKGICKVDGTGFVVMCDRALPGERFIGRVTRRKGSYAEVTKIKTISPHKDLVEAPCEYASYCGGCKTQNVSYEAQLKAKEEQVHELIRHVGRFSDNNPSLEIVLKPIVACDIQFNYRNKMEFSFCPQRWLPIDMLHERQDGPKNFALGLHAPGFFDKVLNVDKCLLQSEPGNVVLAAVQDCWRDPQLSLSPYDCRSHVGFLKHLMLRTGRNMETGSQELMVNFVTSSYKPELLKPLIDRISSIPQVVSIMNNVNSSVGNTSVGEKEYTLYGKDTITETLRGLTFQISANSFFQTNTHQAEVLYKLIEESAGLKGDGSEVVLDLFCGTGTIGLTLARRAKHVYGYEVVPQAITDAHKNAQINGIENATFIQGDLNKIGEDFGNNFPKPDIVISDPNRPGMHMKLIKFLLKLKSPRIIYVSCNPATCARDLDYLCHGVEEKNIKGCYRLMSVLPVDMFPHTPHIECVCLLELV is encoded by the exons ATGTTGGCCACGACGCCTGCTCATGGACTCAGGTACGTGGTGCCCACACGCTCATGGCTTCATAGGTTACGATGCtgctcttcctcttcgtcttctctcgcACATCTCCCTCCTTCTGAAGAGAAGAACAGCAACGGAAGCAATGAGAGAACGGCGCCGTATTACCCAAAACGAGGGCAGACAGTGGAGCTTGTGTGCGAGAGTTTGGGGTTTAAAGGCAAAGGAATCTGTAAAGTTGATGGAACTGGCTTCGTTGTCATGTGTGACAGAGCTCTTCCCGGCGAACGTTTTATCGGCCGTGTTACTCGCCGTAAAGGCAGCTATGCTgag GTGACAAAAATTAAGACGATATCTCCACATAAGGACTTAGTAGAAGCTCCATGTGAGTATGCATCTTACTGTGGAGGTTGTAAGACTCAGAATGTCTCTTATGAAGCTCAGCTTAAAGCTAAAGAAGAGCAGGTTCATGAGCTTATCAGACATGTTGGAAGGTTTTCTGATAACAACCCTAGTCTTGAGATTGTCTTGAAGCCTATTGTAGCTTGTGATATCCAATTCAATTATCGTAATAag ATGGAGTTTTCATTTTGTCCACAAAGATGGCTTCCGATTGATATGTTGCATGAGAGACAAGATGGTCCTAAGAACTTTGCATTGGGTTTACACGCACCTGGATTTTTTGACAAGGTTTTGAATGTTGATAAGTGCTTGTTACAAAGCGAGCCAGGAAACGTG GTTCTTGCTGCTGTTCAAGATTGCTGGAGAGATCCTCAATTAAGTCTTTCACCATATGACTGTCGTTCACATGTTGGGTTTCTTAAACATTTGATGCTGAGAACTGGAAG GAATATGGAGACTGGTTCACAAGAACTTATGGTCAATTTTGTGACATCGTCTTATAAGCCAGAGCTGTTGAAGCCCTTAATTGATAGAATTTCATCAATTCCTCAAGTG GTAAGCATCATGAATAATGTAAATTCTTCGGTTGGTAATACGTCTGTTGGGGAAAAAGAATATACTCTCTACGGGAAAGATACAATCACAGAGACCTTAAGAGGCCTTACATTTCAGATTTCAGCCAACTCTTTCTTTCAGACTAACACTCATCAG GCGGAAGTTTTATATAAGCTTATTGAGGAATCTGCTGGACTTAAAGGAGATGGCTCAGAAGTCGTGCTGGATCTTTTCTGTGGAACTGGTACCATAGGTCTTACACTCGCTAGAAG GGCGAAACATGTGTATGGTTATGAAGTAGTCCCACAAGCAATAACAGATGCACACAAGAATGCCCAAATAAACGGCATAGAGAATGCAACATTCATCCAAGGGGATCTAAACAAAATAGGAGAAGATTTTGGAAACAATTTCCCTAAGCCTGATATCGTTATTTCTG ATCCTAATCGACCTGGTATGCACATGAAGTTGATCAAGTTTCTGCTAAAGCTTAAATCTCCACGGATCATATATGTTTCCTGTAATCCTGCAACCTGCGCTAGGGATCTTGATTACCTCTGTCATGGCGTG GAGGAGAAGAATATAAAGGGTTGCTACAGATTGATGAGTGTTCTGCCAGTGGATATGTTCCCTCACACTCCGCACATCGAATGTGTCTGCTTGCTAGAGCTTGTTTGA
- the LOC104746558 gene encoding uncharacterized protein LOC104746558 has translation MGMEEGIKDNASPPPNMRHTNQSRALLPMRVLQVFLLFFVLVLGISVVSMHMIKYLKIQTFAPSTLISPYDERVTLESFIKPPSSVWHFMNDSELLWRASMQPGIYRYPFKRVPKIAFMFLTKGPLPFAPLWERFFEGHESFYSIYVHALPNYRSGFPSSSVFYRRQIPSQPVAWGEMSMCDAERRLLANALLDISNEWFVLLSEACIPVRGFNLVYNYISRSRYSFMGSVDENGPYGRGRYSYAMGPEVRLSQWRKGSQWFEINRGLAVEIVEDIVYYNKFKEFCRPPCYVDEHYFPTMLYIGYSDMLANRTLTWTDWSRGGAHPATFGKADITERFLKKLSRGHGCYYNDQPSQVCYLFARKFAPSALKPLLKLAPKVLGF, from the exons ATGGGAATGGAGGAAGGGATTAAGGATAATGCTTCACCACCTCCCAATATGAGGCATACAAACCAATCTAGGGCTCTTTTGCCGATGCGGGTGCTCCAGGTGTTCTTGctattctttgttttggttcttgGAATCTCAGTCGTTAGTATGCACATGATCAAGTACttaaagattcaaacttttgcTCCATCCACATTGATCTCTCCGTATGATGAGAGAGTTACATTAGAGAGCTTTATCAAACCTCCATCGAGCGTTTGGCACTTCATGAATGACAGTGAGCTTCTTTGGCGTGCATCGATGCAGCCAGGGATATACAGATATCCGTTTAAAAGAGTTCCTAAAATAGCATTCATGTTTCTCACCAAAGGACCTTTGCCGTTTGCTCCACTTTGGGAAAGGTTTTTCGAAGGGCATGAGAGCTTTTACTCAATCTATGTTCATGCGTTGCCTAATTACAGATCAGGTTTCCCAAGCTCATCTGTGTTTTACAGAAGACAGATCCCAAGTCAG CCTGTGGCTTGGGGAGAGATGAGTATGTGTGATGCTGAAAGGAGGCTTTTGGCTAATGCGTTGCTCGATATCTCTAACGAATGGTTTGTTTTGCTCTCTGAAGCGTGCATTCCTGTTCGTGGCTTCAACTTAGTCTACAATTATATCTCAAGATCAAGATATAGTTTCATGGGTTCTGTTGACGAGAACGGGCCTTACGGGAGAGGTAGATACAGCTATGCAATGGGACCAGAAGTCCGACTAAGCCAGTGGAGAAAAGGGTCTCAGTGGTTTGAAATTAATCGAGGACTTGCTGTCGAAATTGTTGAAGACATCGTTTACTATAACAAATTCAAAGAGTTTTGTAGACCTCCTTGTTATGTTGATGAACACTACTTCCCAACAATGCTCTATATTGGATACTCGGATATGCTCGCTAATAGGACATTGACTTGGACAGATTGGTCAAGAGGTGGTGCTCATCCAGCTACTTTTGGTAAAGCTGACATCACAGAGAGGTTCCTCAAGAAGCTTTCACGTGGTCATGGTTGCTATTACAATGATCAGCCATCTCAAGTGTGttatctctttgcaagaaaatTTGCGCCAAGCGCATTGAAGCCTTTACTCAAACTAGCACCAAAGGTTCTTGGGTTCTAA
- the LOC104746559 gene encoding protein HEADING DATE 3B-like, producing MGGMKDEAKRITIPPLFPRVHVNDTGRGGLSQPFEGKTISSKRPTLPFLANNISDSLSTFSLSLPPPPNTARLIDGPEKNQFSPICNSTKFEGKMNRKGMNYISQKGSSVTNTKPIIKRNEYLKNLPNLDLLKVPVVKSSERNPQANTDLSLQFCTSDSSKAGGEAVGSKILLSDCLEDESQNGSVNVMKTQLYRRSFADFNNETQKKLKTLPQDVSDCSAIDSLSGLSASSYDVARVIGEKRFWKMRTFMINQQKIFAGQVFELHRLIKVQKMVAKSPNLLLESKVNVDKHGTMRSSHQQAMAASKIKKPNTENQKPVTEEYPEYMKPNLPLPSISKELMAPIWPQQLLPPPGNQWLVPVVTHSEGLVYKPYAGPCPSPSALMVPVYGQDSLDTAAFRFPVSSQFSHSYFPPPNARTTVDQTNPFGQYQRWSSTSSHMTQAIPFSLKKSHESNDSEVHGSTASSPPEKHKFEVLQLFPTEPTHQTDEYKEKQQPPLRAIKAIPHNSTSASESAARIFRSIQEERMDSDHMIS from the exons ATGGGAGGAATGAAAGATGAGGCAAAGAGGATAACTATACCACCATTGTTCCCAAGGGTTCATGTGAATGATACTGGAAGAGGAGGTTTGTCTCAGCCATTTGAAGGCAAAACAATCTCTTCTAAACGTCCCACTCTTCCTTTTCTGGCCAACAACATCTCTGATTCCCTTTCCActttctctttgtctcttcCTCCACCACCAAACACCGCTCGTCTC ATTGATGGACCTGAAAAGAATCAGTTTTCACCAATCTGCAACAGCACTAAGTTTGAGGGGAAGATGAATAGAAAAGGCATGAATTATATAAGTCAAAAAGGATCATCAGTTACTAATACTAAGCCTATAATAAAACGAAATGAGTACCTCAAGAACCTTCCCAACTTGGATTTGCTCAAGGTTCCTGTTGTTAAAAGCTCAGAAAGAAATCCACAAGCAAACACAGATTTGTCACTCCAGTTTTGTACTAGCGATAGTAGTAAAGCAGGAGGAGAAGCTGTTGGTTCTAAGATTCTTTTGTCAGACTGCTTGGAAGATGAAAGCCAGAATGGGTCTGTTAATGTGATGAAAACGCAGTTATATAGAAGAAGCTTTGCTGATTTTAACAATGAAACTCAAAAGAAGCTTAAAACTCTGCCTCAAGATGTTTCAGACTGCTCTGCAATAGACTCTTTGTCTGGTTTGAGTGCATCTTCTTATGATGTTGCCAGAGTGATAGGTGAAAAGAGGTTTTGGAAGATGAGAACATTTATGATCAA TCAGCAAAAGATCTTTGCCGGGCAAGTATTTGAGCTGCATAGACTGATAAAG GTTCAAAAGATGGTTGCAAAATCACCAAACTTGCTTCTTGAAAGTAAGGTTAATGTTGACAAACATGGCACAATGAGGTCATCCCATCAGCAGGCAATGGCGGCTTCAAAGattaaaaaaccaaacactGAGAATCAGAAACCTGTAACTGAAGAATATCCAGAGTATATGAAACCAAATCTTCCTCTACCTTCCATAAGCAAAGAACTCATGGCCCCGATTTGGCCACAGCAGCTACTTCCTCCACCTGGAAACCAGTGGCTAGTTCCTGTGGTAACTCATTCAGAAGGTCTAGTCTATAAACCATATGCAGGACCATGTCCTTCTCCTTCAGCATTAATGGTTCCAGTCTATGGCCAAGATTCGCTCGACACAGCTGCATTCAGGTTCCCTGTTTCTTCTCAGTTTAGCCACAGCTACTTCCCACCTCCTAACGCGAGGACAACAGTCGACCAGACAAACCCGTTTGGTCAGTATCAAAGATGGTCCAGCACATCAAGCCACATGACTCAAGCCATTCCATTTTCTTTAAAGAAGTCTCACGAATCTAATGACAGTGAGGTACATGGAAGCACAGCTTCAAGTCCACCAGAGAAGCATAAATTTGAAGTGCTCCAACTTTTCCCTACAGAGCCTACCCATCAGACTGATGAGTACAAGGAGAAACAGCAACCGCCGCTTCGTGCCATTAAAGCCATTCCTCATAATTCAACATCTGCCTCTGAATCTGCTGCAAGGATCTTCCGTTCTATTCAGGAAGAGAGGATGGACTCAGATCATATGattagttag